The genomic stretch TTGTAGCCAGGAATATCAATTTCTTTTGGGATTTCAAATTCAATCTCCTGCATCTGAACATCTATAGGAACATCTATCAAAACAGGCCCACGTCTTCCTGTTGAGGCTATATAGAATGCTTCTTTTAAAATCCTTACAATTTTTTTAGGGTCTTTTACAAGATAGTTATGCTTGGTAAACGGAGCTGTTGCCCCTGTTATATCCACTTCTTGAAACACATCTTTTCCAATTAAACTTGAATTTACCTGACCTGTGATAGCCACAATAGGAACTGAATCCATATATGCAGTTGCAATGCCAGTTATAAGATTTGTAGCACCAGGCCCAGAGGTTGCAACGCACACACCTACCTTGCCAGTTGTGCGCGCATATCCACTTGCCTCATGAACTGCTGCCTGTTCTGTTCTCACAAGGACATGCTTTATGTTAGAATCATAAAGAGCATCATAAAACGGATATATTGCCGCACCTGGAATGCCAAAGATAATCTCTACACCTTCGCTTTTTAAAACCTCTACCATTGCCCGTGCTACCGTCATCTTTGCCATAAATACAATCCCACCCTTTATATATGAAAAGTCCGACCATGCTACTTTAATTTGTCGGACAATTGCTTTTTTGCTAATAGCTTTTTGTTATTTTCAAATTAAATTTTGAAATATTTTAGCACGTATTTTTATTCGTGTCAAGGAATTTAGGTGCAAAGACTATTACAATCTTTTTAACTTTTTTTAAATGCTTTTTCAACTATAAAATCTGAAAGGTGTGGAAAAAGGCGGGTAAAAAGCACAAATATATAGTCTTTTTTTGATGTGTAGATCTCTTTTCTGTTCATCTCTATCCCTCTGATAATTCTTCTTGCAGCAACATCTGGCGAAAGCCTTGAAAGCCGAACTTCATCTTCTGGATACGGCTTTCCTAAAGCTTTTTTTCTAAAACTTGTTGAAATAGAACCTGGATATGCATTTAAAATATTTATGTTATATTTTTTAAGCTCCATTCTTGCAACATCTGCCAAGCTTGATAGTGCAGCCTTTGATGCTGTATATCCACCTGTAAATGGCACAGGTCTTTTTACACCAAGCGAACAAATATTCACAATTGTACCTCTTCCCTGCTCTTTGAAAAAGGCTATTCCATACTTCATAATATAAAAAGCACCAAAAAAGTTAGTATCAAATACCTTTTTAAGATCAAGAACATCGATTTCTTCCACTTCACATCTCAAGCCAACTCCTGCGTTGTTAATTAAGACATCTGCCGTTTTTAGCTCATCTTTTATGATTTTAAATGCATCTTCACAATCTTTTTTAAAGCTTATATCTGCCTTTATTAAAAATAGATTTTTTGAAAACATCGTAAGCTCATTTTGAAGCCCTTTTAAAGACTCTTCTGACCTTGAAATGGCAACAACCTTTGCACCTTTTTCAAGTAAAATCTTTGTCATTTCCTTCCCAAGACCAGATGTTGCCCCTGTAATAATGATGGTCTTATCCCTCCAGAAATCTTTTCTCATGCGGCACTACCACCTTTTAAGAATTATGATGATATTTCAATCACATCTCCCACACCACAAACTTTTAGCTTATTTGCCAATTCGTTACCAAAATAAATTAATGCTTCTGTCCCAGAGCAGTGAAGAGGTACAAGCTTATAGATTCTCTTTTCCTTGAAAAACTGACAAAGCCTTTTAAAATCATCTTTTTGAAAATTCTTTGAATGAAATCCGCCGATTACTGCGAAGATGCTCTGAGAAAAACATTTTTCCACTTTTTCTATAATATTCTCAATTCCGTTGTGACTGCAGCCGACAATAAGTATAAGTTTGTCATCTTCCTTAACTACAAGAGATTGTTCTTCTAAAAACAAATCGCTTTGAAACCGACCATCTTTGAGAATATAAAACTCATTAGATTCCTTACCTGAGGTAACATTCACCACAAAAATACCATCAAATATCTCATAGACATCTTCATTAACAACCTTAAACCTTGCCATGTCAAACCTTTCAAAATTTTCACCTATAAATTTGTACTCCCCTTCTCTATTGGCAAACTTTTTCTCAAAAAATCCATTGTGCACCCAAATATTACAATCTGTTCTTTCAATAAGAAATTTAAGTCCACCAGTGTGGTCATAATGGGCATGGCTAAGGACCACAGCATCAAAATCAAAGCCCACACCCATCTTCTCAATGTTTTTCACAATGGCATTTGTTTGCCCACAGTCAAACAAAATCTTTTTGTCATCTTTTTCAATCAAAATCGAAAGACCATGTTCAGCTAAATACCCGCCTTTGAACGTCCAGTTGTTGACAAGTATTTTGGCTTTCATTCTAAAAAAGCCTCTCTTTCTAATTTGCCATTTACTAATCTATACACAAAACGTCTTAGTTTGCCCTATGGACAATTTTGAGTCCAAGTAGCTGCTGCGCATTCTTCCAAAAAATCTTTTCTTTCTCTTCTTCAGAAAGTTTTAAGCTATTAACATGCTCAACTTCTCTTTTCTGGTCTTTCCAGGGAGAGTCTGTTGCAAACAAAATCTTATCTATGCCGTGTTTCCTGAAAATTTCTTCTGGATTTTGTATATCAACTTCACCAAAGAAAAAGGATGTATCAAGATACACATCTTCACCTATCAAATACTCAAGCGTCTCATCAAAAAACCTATATCCACCCATATGCGCTGCAACAATCTTTGCACCCGAAAAATCTTTTAGAACCTTATGAAGCTTTTTTGGTGTACAATGGTAAGGTGGCATAAAAGCCGGGTCAACTCCGCTGTGAAAAAGTATAATCATATCGTTTTGGAAAATAGCATCATAGATTGGATACATCTTTTTGTCATCTACAAAAAAATCCTGATAATCAGGGTGAAATTTTACTCCCTTAAAACCTTGTGATTTTAACCATTCAATTTCTTGCTGCCACTCATCAAACTCAGGATGAACTGTTCCAAAACAAATTATGTCCTTGTTTTCTTCCATTACCGACAAGGCCCATCTGTTAATTGACCTTGTTTGCTGAGGTTTTGTTGCAATGGGCAGAACCACGCACATGTCAATTCCAGCTTTTTTAGCAGAGTCTTTCAGACCTGACAAAGTACCGTTGTGATAATATGGCATACCAGAATTTTGTGAAAGCTTTGACATTGCTCTTGGTGCAAGTTCATCTGGAAAACAGTGGGTGTGAAAGTCTATAATCATACTCTCCTACTCTCCTTTTTTCTTTTCTAAATTTTTCATTTGATTATTGCAAGCATTTTTCATTTTCAGGTGGCTGGAGCAAAAAATTTTTTAAAACTTATCTCTTAGTTTTAATATTTTACCATAGTTTCCTTATTAGTTATCAACAAAATTTCTTTTTGTCTTTATCTAAAACTTTATTTAAAATGCTAATTGTTTTTTCTTTTTTTTTTTTTTTTTTTTTGCTAATATGAATGTAAATAATTAACTTGAGAGGTGATTTCATCATCTAAAACTTTTGCCTTCTAATTCAACAACTTTGTTCTTCTTATATTATTTTCAAATATACCAAAGAGTCGAAGGGTGATTTACTAAGGATTTCTAATAGACTAAAAACTATAAAAGCACAAAGAATAACTTTATAGCATTCTATATTGCCATGGCATCTATAGGTTAAGTTATACAAAAGTACAGAAGAAAGAAATATTAAGGGCAAAACTTTTTATGTTGCAGCAAAAAATTATGTGTAG from Caldicellulosiruptor kronotskyensis 2002 encodes the following:
- a CDS encoding MBL fold metallo-hydrolase, translated to MKAKILVNNWTFKGGYLAEHGLSILIEKDDKKILFDCGQTNAIVKNIEKMGVGFDFDAVVLSHAHYDHTGGLKFLIERTDCNIWVHNGFFEKKFANREGEYKFIGENFERFDMARFKVVNEDVYEIFDGIFVVNVTSGKESNEFYILKDGRFQSDLFLEEQSLVVKEDDKLILIVGCSHNGIENIIEKVEKCFSQSIFAVIGGFHSKNFQKDDFKRLCQFFKEKRIYKLVPLHCSGTEALIYFGNELANKLKVCGVGDVIEISS
- a CDS encoding amidohydrolase family protein, whose product is MIIDFHTHCFPDELAPRAMSKLSQNSGMPYYHNGTLSGLKDSAKKAGIDMCVVLPIATKPQQTRSINRWALSVMEENKDIICFGTVHPEFDEWQQEIEWLKSQGFKGVKFHPDYQDFFVDDKKMYPIYDAIFQNDMIILFHSGVDPAFMPPYHCTPKKLHKVLKDFSGAKIVAAHMGGYRFFDETLEYLIGEDVYLDTSFFFGEVDIQNPEEIFRKHGIDKILFATDSPWKDQKREVEHVNSLKLSEEEKEKIFWKNAQQLLGLKIVHRAN
- a CDS encoding SDR family NAD(P)-dependent oxidoreductase, whose product is MRKDFWRDKTIIITGATSGLGKEMTKILLEKGAKVVAISRSEESLKGLQNELTMFSKNLFLIKADISFKKDCEDAFKIIKDELKTADVLINNAGVGLRCEVEEIDVLDLKKVFDTNFFGAFYIMKYGIAFFKEQGRGTIVNICSLGVKRPVPFTGGYTASKAALSSLADVARMELKKYNINILNAYPGSISTSFRKKALGKPYPEDEVRLSRLSPDVAARRIIRGIEMNRKEIYTSKKDYIFVLFTRLFPHLSDFIVEKAFKKS